The stretch of DNA CGATCGATAAAGTCGCAGGTCCAGTGGGTGAAGCGCTGATCATGACCGCTTTCGGTCTGTTCGTGGCAGTTCCAGCCGTTCTGGGTTACAACTGGCTGGTGCGTCGTAACAAGTCGGCAATGGAAGATGTCCGTGCTTTCTCGGCTGACGTTCACTCGGTGCTGATCTCGGGCGCCATGTCGACCGCTACCGGCAACAAAAAAGTTGGGTAATTAACCATGTCCATGTCCGTAGGCTCCGATAGCGGAGACGAAGATCAAGTCATGTCAGAAATCAACACGACGCCCCTGGTGGACATCATGTTGGTGCTGCTGATTATCTTCCTGATCACGAGCCCGGTTGTTCTGAAGCTGATCAAGATCAAGCTGCCAGAGGAAACCAACCAGGTTATCCAGACCAAGCCGGAAGACGTCAACATTGTCGTTAGCAAAGATGGCGACATCTATTGGAATCAGCGCAAAATGCGCGACGCCAATGAGCTGTTCGACAATCTGAAGGTGGAAGCTGTGAAACTGCCTCAGCCGGAAGTTCATGTACGTGGCGACCAAGAAACCAAGTACGAAGCCATCGGCAAGGTTATTTTCACCACCCAGCGTGCTGGTATTCAGAAGGTCGGCTTCATCACCGAACCGCCTGATAAGGGTTAATACCCGACAGTGCATCGCAGGCCTGTCCGCAGGCCTGCCCTTCTCAAAAGGAAAACATCATGAGTATGAATGTGGGCTCCCCTTCCGCAGGCGCGGATCCGGAACCAATGATGGAAATGAATATGACGCCCCTCATCGACGTGATGCTGGTGCTGATTATCATGATGATCATTACGATTCCTAAGGCCAACCACTCGGTGAACCTGAATATGCCAGTCGGCACCCCGCCGCCTCCGACCAAGGAGCCAGTGGTGGTAACGATTGACGTCGACTTCGACGGTACGATTCTGTGGGATAACGCTGTCGTACCTGACCGCGCCACCCTGGAAGCGAAACTGACCGACGTCGCCGCGCAAGCGGATCAGCCGGAAGTGCATCTGCGTCCGAACAAGCTGGTCTCGTACAAAGTTGTCGCAGGCGTCATGGCTTCGGCCCAGCGCTTGGGCGTGACCAAAATTGGTCTGGTCGGTAACGAACAGTTCCAGTAAACAGTCCCATGTACAATAATAGGCAGGACCATTCCTGCCTATTTGCTTTTTTGAAGAAAGAAAATTCACCCATGACCAAGTTTCGTCTCGCTCATCTCGGCCTGGTAATGGCCGCTATTGGTTTTACCGCAGCAGCTCCACTCGCAGGTTTCTCGTCGGTCGCTTACGCCGCCGAAACGGTACGCGCAGAAATCGGCAAACCATTGCAAGAAGCACAGAAACTGGCCGCGGCCGGCAAGAACAAAGAAGCACTTGCCAAACTGAAAGAAACTGATTCTGTCGGCGGCAAATCCGCCAACGAGACCTATTTGATCGAGCGCACCCGCGCCTCGGCTGCAGCTGCTGCTGGCGATAACGACGCCGCCGCCAAAGCCTTTGAGTCGGTCATCAATTCGGGCAAGCTGTCGGCTGCCGAACAACCCAAATTCACCCAGGCCCTGGCCGGTATCTACTACCGCGCCAAGGACTACCCAAAAGCCATCACCTGGATCCAGCGCGCGCTGAAAGACAATCCAAACGATGGTCAGATGCATGACCTGCTGATCCAGACCTACTACATCAGCGGCAAGTACGCTGAAGCCGCCAAGGAACTGTCGAACGCCAAGGGTGCATCGGAGCAGAACCTGCAAATGCTGGCGAATATCCAGCTGAAGCAGAACGACAAGGCCGGCTATGTCCAGACGCTGGAAAAACTGGCCGGTTCGTATCCAAAAACCAGCTACTGGGCCGACCTGCTGAACCGCGTCTCGGGCAAGCCTGGCTTCTCGCCGACCCTGTCGCTGGACGTGCTGCGCCTGCGCCTGGTCAACGGCCTGCTGACCAAACCATCGGAATACCTGGAAATGGCCCAGCTGTCGCTGCAAGCCGGCAACCCGGCTGAAGCCATCAAGATCATCGACCAGGGCTACAAAAAAGGCATTCTGGGCACCGGCTCCGACGCGCCGCGCCACCAGCGTCTGAAAGACCTGGCCGCCAAGACCCAGACCGAGTTCGACGCCAAGGCCGCGACGGCTGAAGCCGAAGCCGTCAAAGCCAAAGACGCCGACGCACTGGCCAACCTGGGCTACGGCCTGGTGTCGGAAGGCAAAGCCGACAAGGGTCTGCCGCTGATGGATCAAGCCGTCAAGCTGGGCACCGGCCGCAATCCGGAAGCCATCAAACTGCACTACGGTATCGCTCAGAGCATCGCCGGCAAGAAACCTGCTGCGCTGGCAACCCTGAAAACCGTAAAAGGCACCGACGGCACCGCCGATCTGGCCCGCTACTGGACCCTGAACATTAATCACCCGATGTAATTCGGGCGGTTGATCAGCAAAGCGCTGCTCCGGCCCAGCCGGACAGCGCTTTTTTTTCGCTTTGAGGGATTCCCCGTATAATCCCGTATTTGCGACAAGTTTTCCCCAGATTCCCATGAAGGTATTTCGAGGTCTTCCCAATGCAGCGGCGCGCGCGCCGTGCGCGCTCACGATCGGCAATTTCGACGGCGTCCATCTCGGCCACCAGGCCTTGCTGGCCCGCGTGCGCGCGGCCGCCACCGGCCTGGGACTGGAAGCGGCCGTGATGACCTTCGAGCCGCATCCGCGCGAATTCTTCGCCCAGAAAGCCGGCGACCTGTCGCGCGCCCCGGCCCGCATCGCCAACCTGCGCGACAAGCTGCAATCGCTGTCCGACAACGGCATCGACCGCGTCATCGTCGAGCATTTCTCGGCGCCGTTCGCGGCGCTGACGCCGCAGGAGTTCACCGAAAAAGTGCTGGTCGAAGGCCTGCACGTCAAATGGCTGATGGTCGGCGACGACTTCTGCTACGGCGCCCGCCGCGCCGGCAATGTGCAAATGCTGCTGGAGGCCGGCCAGAAATACGGCTTCCACGTCGAGACGTTGCCGACCGTGATGAACGGCAGCACCCGCATCTCCTCCTCCGCCGTGCGCGCCGCGCTGAACCAAGGCGACTTCCCGCACGCCGAAGCGCTGCTGGGCCATCCGTACGCCATCTCCGGCCATGTGATCCACGGCCAGAAGCTGGGCCGCACGCTGGGCTTCCCGACGCTCAACCTGCGCGTGCCGCACCGCCCTGCGCTGTCCGGCATTTTCATCGTGCAGGTGCACGGCCTGGCCGAGCAGCCGTTGCCGGCCGTCGCCAGCCTGGGCGTGCGTCCGACCGTCGACGACAGCGGCCGCGTGCTGCTGGAGGTGCACGTGTTCGACTTCGACCAGGGCTGCTACGGCCGCCAGGTGCGCGTCGAATTCCTGCAGAAGATCCGCGACGAAGAAAAATACATCGACCTGCCGACGCTAACGGCCGCCATCCATCGCGACGCCGACATCGCCCGCGCCTTCTTTGCCCAGCGCATGGCAACCGCCGCCACCGACCGAATTTGACCGCGCGATTTAGCTACGCGCGCCGGCTACCCAGCATTCCCGAATAAATCACTGAAGACCACTATGTCCGATAACAAATCCGCAAAAAAGCCTGAAAGCAAATACCCGGTCAATATGACCGAAACCCCGTTCCCGATGCGCGGCGACCTCGCCAAGCGCGAACCGAACTGGGTCCAGCAATGGCAGACCAAGAAGATCTACGAGCGCGTGCGCAAGGCCGCCGCCGGCCGTCCGAAATTCATCCTGCATGACGGCCCACCGTACGCCAACGGCGACATCCACCTGGGCCACGCCGTCAACAAGATCCTCAAGGACATGGTGATCAAATCGCGCTCGCTGGCCGGTTTCGACGCCCCTTACGTGCCGGGCTGGGATTGCCACGGCATGCCGATCGAGATCCAGATCGAAAAGCTGTATGGCAAAAACCTGCCGACCGCCGACGTGCTGACCAAGGCCCGCGCCTACGCGCTGGAACAGGTCGACCGCCAGCGCAAGGACTTCATCCGCTTGGGCGTGCTGGGCGAATGGCAGAACCCTTACCTGACCATGAACTACTCCAACGAGGCCGACGAACTGCGCGCGCTCGGCACCATGCTGGAAAAAGGCTACGTCTATCGCGGCCTGAAGCCGGTCAACTGGTGCTTCGACTGCCAGTCCGCACTGGCCGAAGCGGAAGTGGAATACCAGGACAAGCGCGATCCGGCGATCGACGTCGGCTTCAAGTTCGCTGAATTCGACAAGCTGGCCAACGCCTTCGACCTGACCCAGTTGCCGACGCATGAAGGCTACATCGTCATCTGGACCACCACCCCATGGACCATTCCTGCCAACCAGGCGCTCAACGTCAATCCGGAAGTGACCTACGCGCTGGTGCAGACCGAGCGTGACGGCCAGCCGCTGCTGCTGATCCTGGCGCAAGACCTGGTGGAGTCGTCGCTGGCGCGCTTCAAGCTGGAAGGCGTCACCATCGCCACCTGCAAGGGCGAAGACCTGTCCGGTATCAGCTTCCTGCATCCGCTGCACGCCGCCGACACCTTCTACAACCGCCTGTCGCCGATGTACCTGGCCGACTACGTGACCACCGAGAGCGGCACCGGCGTGGTGCACTCGGCGCCTGCATATGGCCTGGACGACTTCATCTCCTGCAAAGCCCACGGCATGCAGGACGATCACATCCTGACGCCGGTGATGGGCGACGGCAAATACGTCTCGACCCTGCCGCTGTTCGGCGGCATGACCATCTGGGAAGCGTCAAAACCGATCTGCAACGCGCTGCGCGAAGCCGGCGCGCTGTTTGAAGTCAAGATGTTCGACCACAGCTACATGCACTGCTGGCGCCACAAGACCCCGATCATCTACCGCGCCACCTCGCAGTGGTTCGCCGGCATGGACATCAAGCCGAAAGACGGCGACGCCAGCCTGCGCGAGACCGCGCTCAAAGGCATCGCCGAGACCAAGTTCTTCCCGGACTGGGGCCAGGCGCGCCTGCACGGCATGATCGCCAACCGTCCGGACTGGACCCTGTCGCGTCAGCGCCAGTGGGGCGTGCCGATGGCCTTCGTGGTCCACAAGGAAACCGGCGCGCTGCATCCGCGCACGCCGGAACTGCTGGAGCAAGTCGCCCAGCTGATCGAAAAGAGCGGCATCGACGCCTGGCTGGCGCTGGACCTGAAAGACCTGATCGGCGAAGAGGCATCCGACTACGTCAAGAACAAGGACACGCTGGACGTCTGGTTCGACTCCGGCACCACCCACCAGACCGTGCTGCGCGGCTCGCACAAACAGCAGCTGGCCTTCCCGGCCGACCTGTACCTGGAAGGTTCGGACCAGCACCGCGGCTGGTTCCACTCGTCGCTGCTGACCTCCTCGATGCTGAACGGCGCGCCGCCGTACAAAGCGCTGCTGACGCACGGCTTCACCGTCGATGGCGAAGGCAAGAAGATGTCCAAGTCGCTGGGCAACACGCTGGCGCCGCAGAAAATCTCCGACACGCTGGGCGCCGACATTCTGCGCCTGTGGATCGCCTCGACCGACTACACCGGCGAGCTGTCGATCTCGGACGAGATCCTGAAGCGCGTGACGGAAGCCTATCGCCGCATCCGCAACACGTTGCGCTTCCTGCTGGCCAATATCTCCGATTTCAACCACGCGCAAGACGCCGTGCCGGTCGCCGAGCTGCTGGAAATCGACCGCTACGCAATCGCCAACATGGCCGCGCTGCAGAAGGAAATCGAAGCGCACTACGAGCAGTATGAATTCCAGCCGGTTTACTCCAAGCTGCAGAACTACTGCTCGGAAGACCTGGGTGGCTTCTACCTGGACGTGCTGAAAGACCGCCTGTACACCACTGCCGTGACCTCGCACGCGCGCCGCTCGGCGCAGACCGCGCTGTGGCACATCACGCAAAGCCTGCTGCGCATCATGGCGCCGGCGCTGTCGTTCACCGCCGAAGAGGCATGGGCCATCTTCGCCGGCGAAGAAGCCTTCAAGGCCAGCGATGAAACCATCTTCACGCAAACCTGGTGGCAGTTGCCGGAGCTGGCCGACGGCGACGCGCTGCTGGCCAAGTACGCGGCGCTGCGCACAGTGCGCACCGACGTCACCAAACAGCTGGAAGACCTGCGCACCTCGGGCGCGATTGGCTCCTCGCTGCAGGCGGAACTGGGCATCAAGGCCGCCGGCGACAAGTACCAGCTGCTGGCCAGCCTGGAAGATGACCTCAAGTTCATCTTCATCACCTCGCTGGCGAAAGTGACGGAAGTGGCGTCGGAAGCGGAAGAAGCGGTTACCGTGGCCGCGTCGACCGCCGAGAAGTGCGAGCGCTGCTGGCACTACCGCGCCGACGTCGGCGCCCACGCCGACCACCCTACCCTGTGCGGCCGCTGCTACAGCAACCTGTTTGGTGCGGGCGAAAAACGCAAGTTCGCTTAATATGACGCACCGTCATTCCGGCGAAAGCCGGCATCCATACGTCGCTTGCGCTCATGCGTTCTATGGATTCCGGCGTGCGGCGGAATGACGGGTTTGAAGCTACGTAAATTAAATAACATGGCCACCAAAAAAATCTTCCCGACCAAATCCTCGGCCAGCATCACGCCATGGCTGTGCGTCGCTGCGCTCGTGATCCTGATCGACCAGCTGACCAAGATCACCATCACCAAGACCTTCCAGCTGGGCGAAGAAAAATTCATCACCTCGTTCTTCAACCTGGTGCTGGCGTATAACAAAGGCGCCGCCTTCAGCTTTTTGAGCAATAGCGGCGGCTGGCAGCGTTACTTCTTCACCGGCATCGGCCTGTGCGCCGCCATCTTCATCATCTACCTGCTGAAAAAGCACAGTGGCCAGCGTATGTTCGCGTGGGCGCTGTCGCTGGTGCTGGGCGGTGCGCTGGGCAACGTCATCGACCGCCTGCTGTATGGCCACGTGGTCGATTTCCTCGACTTCCACTGGCAAGGCCTGGGCCACTTCCCGGCTTTCAACGTCGCCGATTCGGCCATTTGCGTCGGCGCCGCCCTGTTCATCCTCGACGAACTGCGCCGGGTGAATAAATAACGGAGCCGCACCATGATGGAACTGACTGGTAAAAAAATCGTCCTCGGCCTGTCCGGCGGCGTGGCCTGCTACAAGGCGGCGGAACTGTGCCGCGCCTTTACCAAGGCCGGCGCTTCGGTGCAGGTGGTGATGACGGAAGCGGCCACCCACTTCATCACGGCCGTCACCATGCAGGCGCTGTCCGGCCGCCCGGTGTACACCGACCAGTGGGACGCGCGCGTCAACAACAACATGGCCCACATCGACGTCACCCGTGACGCCGACGCCATCATCATCGCGCCCTGCTCAACGGACTTTATCCGCAAGCTGGCGCACGGCGCCTGCGACGACCTGCTGTCAACGCTGTGCGTGGCGCGTCCGCGCCATGTGCCGCTGCTGATCGCACCGGCCATGAACGTCGAGATGTGGCTCAATCCCGCCACCCAGCGCAACGTGCAGACGCTGCGCGACGACGGCATTGCCATCTTCGGCCCGGCGGCCGGCGACCAGGCCTGCGGTGAAGTGGGTTTCGGCCGCATGCTGGAACCGGAACAGCTGCTGGAAGAAGTGATCGCCGCCTTCCAGCCGAAAGTCCTGGCGGGCAAACGCATTTTGATCACCGCCGGCCCGACCTTCGAACCGATCGATCCGGTGCGCGGCATCACCAATCTGTCCTCGGGCAAGATGGGCTACGCCGTGGCGCGCGCCGCGCGCGAAGCCGGCGCCGAAGTCATGCTGATCTCCGGCCCGGTGGCCCTGCCGACGCCTTTCGGCGTCCAGCGCATCAACGTCCAGAGCGCGCAGCAGATGTATGACGCGGTGATGGCCAATGTCGACCACCAGCATATCTTCATCGCGGTGGCGGCGGTGGCCGACTGGCGCATCGCCAACGCCAGCGACCAGAAACTGAAGAAGAACCCGAACGGCACCGCGCCGGACCTGAAGTTCGAGCAGAACCCGGACATCCTGGCCTCGGTGGCCGCGCTGACCAATCTGGCCGGCCATCCGTACTGCGTCGGCTTTGCCGCCGAGTCGGAAAACCTGGTCAAGTTCGGCGCCGACAAGCGCGAGAAAAAAGGCATCCCTCTGCTAGTAGGGAATATCGGCCACCACACCTTCGGTCAGGACGACAACACCATCATCCTGTTCGATGAAAACGGCCACACCATTTTGCCGCGCGCCGACAAACTGACGCTGGCGCGCCAACTGATTTCCGAGATCTCGAAACGCATCTCGCAGCACTCTCTCTTCGCCAAGTAAATGAACACTGTAGACGTAAAAATCCTCGACCCGCGCATGAAGGACCAACTGCCGGCCTACGCCACCCCTGGTTCGGCGGGCCTGGACCTGCGCGCCTGCATCGACGCACCGATGGTGATCGAAGCCGGCCAGACCGTGCTGATTCCAACCGGCCTGGCGATCCACGTCGCCAATCCGGGCTATGCCGCCATGATCCTGCCGCGCAGCGGCATGGGCCACAAAAACGGCATCGTGCTGGGGAATCTGGTAGGCTTGATCGACTCCGACTATCAGGGTCAGTTGATGATTTCGACCTG from Duganella dendranthematis encodes:
- a CDS encoding ExbD/TolR family protein codes for the protein MSMSVGSDSGDEDQVMSEINTTPLVDIMLVLLIIFLITSPVVLKLIKIKLPEETNQVIQTKPEDVNIVVSKDGDIYWNQRKMRDANELFDNLKVEAVKLPQPEVHVRGDQETKYEAIGKVIFTTQRAGIQKVGFITEPPDKG
- a CDS encoding ExbD/TolR family protein — encoded protein: MSMNVGSPSAGADPEPMMEMNMTPLIDVMLVLIIMMIITIPKANHSVNLNMPVGTPPPPTKEPVVVTIDVDFDGTILWDNAVVPDRATLEAKLTDVAAQADQPEVHLRPNKLVSYKVVAGVMASAQRLGVTKIGLVGNEQFQ
- a CDS encoding tetratricopeptide repeat protein — protein: MTKFRLAHLGLVMAAIGFTAAAPLAGFSSVAYAAETVRAEIGKPLQEAQKLAAAGKNKEALAKLKETDSVGGKSANETYLIERTRASAAAAAGDNDAAAKAFESVINSGKLSAAEQPKFTQALAGIYYRAKDYPKAITWIQRALKDNPNDGQMHDLLIQTYYISGKYAEAAKELSNAKGASEQNLQMLANIQLKQNDKAGYVQTLEKLAGSYPKTSYWADLLNRVSGKPGFSPTLSLDVLRLRLVNGLLTKPSEYLEMAQLSLQAGNPAEAIKIIDQGYKKGILGTGSDAPRHQRLKDLAAKTQTEFDAKAATAEAEAVKAKDADALANLGYGLVSEGKADKGLPLMDQAVKLGTGRNPEAIKLHYGIAQSIAGKKPAALATLKTVKGTDGTADLARYWTLNINHPM
- a CDS encoding bifunctional riboflavin kinase/FAD synthetase, with the protein product MKVFRGLPNAAARAPCALTIGNFDGVHLGHQALLARVRAAATGLGLEAAVMTFEPHPREFFAQKAGDLSRAPARIANLRDKLQSLSDNGIDRVIVEHFSAPFAALTPQEFTEKVLVEGLHVKWLMVGDDFCYGARRAGNVQMLLEAGQKYGFHVETLPTVMNGSTRISSSAVRAALNQGDFPHAEALLGHPYAISGHVIHGQKLGRTLGFPTLNLRVPHRPALSGIFIVQVHGLAEQPLPAVASLGVRPTVDDSGRVLLEVHVFDFDQGCYGRQVRVEFLQKIRDEEKYIDLPTLTAAIHRDADIARAFFAQRMATAATDRI
- the ileS gene encoding isoleucine--tRNA ligase translates to MSDNKSAKKPESKYPVNMTETPFPMRGDLAKREPNWVQQWQTKKIYERVRKAAAGRPKFILHDGPPYANGDIHLGHAVNKILKDMVIKSRSLAGFDAPYVPGWDCHGMPIEIQIEKLYGKNLPTADVLTKARAYALEQVDRQRKDFIRLGVLGEWQNPYLTMNYSNEADELRALGTMLEKGYVYRGLKPVNWCFDCQSALAEAEVEYQDKRDPAIDVGFKFAEFDKLANAFDLTQLPTHEGYIVIWTTTPWTIPANQALNVNPEVTYALVQTERDGQPLLLILAQDLVESSLARFKLEGVTIATCKGEDLSGISFLHPLHAADTFYNRLSPMYLADYVTTESGTGVVHSAPAYGLDDFISCKAHGMQDDHILTPVMGDGKYVSTLPLFGGMTIWEASKPICNALREAGALFEVKMFDHSYMHCWRHKTPIIYRATSQWFAGMDIKPKDGDASLRETALKGIAETKFFPDWGQARLHGMIANRPDWTLSRQRQWGVPMAFVVHKETGALHPRTPELLEQVAQLIEKSGIDAWLALDLKDLIGEEASDYVKNKDTLDVWFDSGTTHQTVLRGSHKQQLAFPADLYLEGSDQHRGWFHSSLLTSSMLNGAPPYKALLTHGFTVDGEGKKMSKSLGNTLAPQKISDTLGADILRLWIASTDYTGELSISDEILKRVTEAYRRIRNTLRFLLANISDFNHAQDAVPVAELLEIDRYAIANMAALQKEIEAHYEQYEFQPVYSKLQNYCSEDLGGFYLDVLKDRLYTTAVTSHARRSAQTALWHITQSLLRIMAPALSFTAEEAWAIFAGEEAFKASDETIFTQTWWQLPELADGDALLAKYAALRTVRTDVTKQLEDLRTSGAIGSSLQAELGIKAAGDKYQLLASLEDDLKFIFITSLAKVTEVASEAEEAVTVAASTAEKCERCWHYRADVGAHADHPTLCGRCYSNLFGAGEKRKFA
- the lspA gene encoding signal peptidase II, with product MATKKIFPTKSSASITPWLCVAALVILIDQLTKITITKTFQLGEEKFITSFFNLVLAYNKGAAFSFLSNSGGWQRYFFTGIGLCAAIFIIYLLKKHSGQRMFAWALSLVLGGALGNVIDRLLYGHVVDFLDFHWQGLGHFPAFNVADSAICVGAALFILDELRRVNK
- the coaBC gene encoding bifunctional phosphopantothenoylcysteine decarboxylase/phosphopantothenate--cysteine ligase CoaBC, producing the protein MELTGKKIVLGLSGGVACYKAAELCRAFTKAGASVQVVMTEAATHFITAVTMQALSGRPVYTDQWDARVNNNMAHIDVTRDADAIIIAPCSTDFIRKLAHGACDDLLSTLCVARPRHVPLLIAPAMNVEMWLNPATQRNVQTLRDDGIAIFGPAAGDQACGEVGFGRMLEPEQLLEEVIAAFQPKVLAGKRILITAGPTFEPIDPVRGITNLSSGKMGYAVARAAREAGAEVMLISGPVALPTPFGVQRINVQSAQQMYDAVMANVDHQHIFIAVAAVADWRIANASDQKLKKNPNGTAPDLKFEQNPDILASVAALTNLAGHPYCVGFAAESENLVKFGADKREKKGIPLLVGNIGHHTFGQDDNTIILFDENGHTILPRADKLTLARQLISEISKRISQHSLFAK
- the dut gene encoding dUTP diphosphatase, which produces MNTVDVKILDPRMKDQLPAYATPGSAGLDLRACIDAPMVIEAGQTVLIPTGLAIHVANPGYAAMILPRSGMGHKNGIVLGNLVGLIDSDYQGQLMISTWNRGHSAFTLNPMERLAQLIIVPVLQVGFNVVEEFESSERGVGGFGSTGKQ